One part of the Aricia agestis chromosome Z, ilAriAges1.1, whole genome shotgun sequence genome encodes these proteins:
- the LOC121738663 gene encoding zinc finger BED domain-containing protein 4-like, with product MPRRISNAVHRYFDFDKSAKFSACKECGNKMKGNHASNLLNHLRLKHETKYQEVLAINENTSRVDKLKPNKNRKDEEKEKKRERLLQCCVKLIAIHGRPFSLLEDNAFKEIKALICADFVEEANCKKIKTLIAEKANTIKEKIVTEVAQTLISVKMDSATCMDRQFVGINIQYIKNSKIVVRNLAIKEIFCSQTSENLKCTLLEVLADFRIDLYNIYSLTTDNGANYLKISKLLNEEINNDNETGTENDGDEDEDELVYHSDDYAYSLEHFNATFLNDNEQERMVEIRQIACAAHTLQLCIKDVLKNDYETLIEKCRNVVRILRRPLMKLKIKLEKFKKPILDCTTRWFSTYYMLERLKELKTFCDSCNDICEIISENEWIKINHIIISLEPSKEATVRLQAEQLTVGDFFSIWTICKAKTEKINLPLAQDVVVSMTRREKNLLEGKAFLLGIFLDPRLKLILSEDERQTAKCYIRGVHQQMLEVEKRAQAITREEEQAATSNSLLSPGCSRDLTSLSNISSDSFQSDLQSLEDILSLTQRVRAPLDTISLDLDYYLSEYLAAPRLAVTESSIEYWSLKSHRLAKLALIALAAPITQVTVERLFSVLKFILTPSRNRLLDETLKNIILIKSNKDLLE from the coding sequence GGTAACCACGCGAGCAACTTATTAAACCATCTGCGATTAAAACATGAAACGAAGTATCAAGAGGTATTGGCTATCAATGAAAATACAAGTAGAGTGGATAAATTAAAACCAAATAAAAACAGAAAAGACGAGGAAAAGGAAAAAAAGCGCGAAAGATTATTGCAGTGTTGTGTGAAACTGATAGCAATACATGGACGACCATTTTCATTGCTTGAAGACAACgcatttaaagaaataaaagcTTTGATATGTGCTGATTTTGTGGAGGAAGCGAactgcaaaaaaattaaaacattaattgCAGAAAAAGCCAAcacaataaaagaaaaaatagtaACTGAAGTGGCTCAAACTCTTATATCTGTGAAGATGGACTCAGCCACGTGTATGGATCGTCAATTTGTTGGTATAAACATTCAGTATATAAAAAATTCGAAAATTGTGGTACGAAATTTGGCTATTAAAGAAATATTCTGTAGTCAAACTTCAGAAAATTTGAAATGTACCCTCCTAGAAGTACTAGCTGATTTTCGaattgatttatataatatttactcgtTAACGACTGATAATGGTgcaaattacttaaaaatttcaaaacttttAAATGAAGAGATAAATAATGACAACGAAACTGGTACAGAAAATGATGGCGATGAAGATGAAGACGAACTAGTTTATCACAGTGATGATTACGCATACAGTCTAGAACATTTCAATGCaacatttttaaatgataaCGAACAAGAAAGAATGGTCGAGATTCGACAAATTGCGTGTGCAGCACATACTCTGCAGTTGTGTATTAAAGATGTGCTAAAAAATGACTATGAGACCTTAATTGAAAAGTGTCGTAATGTTGTGAGAATTCTACGTCGTCCACTTatgaaactaaaaataaaattggaaaaatttaaaaagcctATTCTTGACTGCACCACTAGGTGGTTCTCTACGTACTATATGCTAGAAAGATTAAAAGAACTCAAGACATTTTGCGACAGCTGCAACGATATCTGCGAAATAATTTCGGAAAATGAGTGGATCAAAATAAACCATATAATCATTTCATTAGAACCATCTAAAGAAGCTACTGTTAGACTGCAAGCGGAACAACTAACTGTTGGCGATTTCTTCTCCATTTGGACAATTTGTAAGGCAAAAACCGAAAAAATTAATTTACCTTTGGCACAAGATGTAGTGGTATCTATGACAAGGCgagaaaaaaatttattagaaGGTAAAGCATTTTTACTGGGAATTTTTCTGGATCCTCGATTAAAGTTAATCTTATCTGAAGACGAGAGACAGACTGCGAAATGCTACATTAGAGGTGTTCACCAACAGATGCTTGAAGTGGAAAAACGTGCACAGGCAATAACTCGGGAGGAAGAACAAGCTGCCACATCAAATTCGCTTCTATCTCCAGGTTGTTCACGTGACCTTACGTCTTTGAGTAATATATCAAGCGACAGTTTTCAAAGTGATCTGCAAAGTTTAGAAGACATTTTAAGCCTTACTCAAAGAGTACGTGCACCATTAGATACCATTTCGTTAGATCTAGATTATTATCTTTCTGAATATTTAGCTGCACCACGACTTGCTGTTACGGAAAGCTCCATTGAGTATTGGTCTTTAAAATCACACAGGCTTGCAAAGTTAGCACTTATAGCATTGGCTGCTCCGATTACACAGGTAACAGTGGAAAGACTTTTTTCTGTACTTAAATTCATTTTGACCCCATCCAGGAACAGATTACTGgatgaaacattaaaaaatataattttaataaaatcaaacaaAGATTTACTTGAGTAA